From the genome of Impatiens glandulifera chromosome 9, dImpGla2.1, whole genome shotgun sequence, one region includes:
- the LOC124913652 gene encoding serine hydroxymethyltransferase 7-like isoform X2: MEQHNNKGNLIGDRETSDDDEEKKDVQEFRILGQSMCFKRRRNSESSSSSSSSSSSSKRASVDPMQGSEQRKSQVKGWGNQSLRIADPDVFGIMEKEKQRQFKGIELIASENFVCRAVMEALGSHLTNKYSEGMPGARYYSGNQFIDEIENLCCKRALAAFNLDSENWGVNVQPYSCTSANFAVYTGLLLPGDRIMGLDTPSGGNTSHGYYTPNGRKVSGASIFFESLPYKVNPQTGLIDYDKLEDKAVDFRPKILICGGSSYPRELDYARFRQIADKCGAILLCDMAQISGLVAAKECISPFDYCDIVTSTTHKSLRGPRGGIIFYRKGPKSRKRGGMNLNQDDGGSSERYEFEEKINFAVFPAMQGGPHNNHIAALAVALKQVVTPDYKAYMQQVKKNAQALASALLRRNCRLVTGGTDNHLLLWDLRSLGLAGKPFEKVCEACHITLNKVAIFGDNGVIMPGGVRIGKSAIVGKFLCRRKNFLIFLLM, from the exons ATGGAGCAGCATAACAACAAAGGTAACCTAATTGGAGACAGAGAGACCAGTGATGATGATGAGGAGAAGAAGGATGTGCAGGAGTTTCGAATTTTAGGGCAATCAATGTGCTTCAAGAGGAGGAGAAACTCCGaatcgtcttcttcttcttcatcttcttcctcttcatctAAACGGGCTTCTGTTGATCCAATGCAAGGATCTGAACAAAGAAAAAGTCAGGTCAAGGGTTGGGGAAATCAATCTCTCCGGATTGCAGATCCCGATGTTTTTGGAATCATGGAGAAGGAGAAGCAGAGACAATTCAAGGGAATAGAATTGATTGCTTCCGAGAATTTCGTTTGCAGAGCTGTAATGGAAGCTCTTGGAAGTCACTTGACAAATAAATACTCTGAAGGAATGCCTGGAGCAAGGTATTACAGTGGTAATCAATTCATTGACGAAATTGAAAACTTATGTTGTAAGCGTGCATTGGCTGCTTTCAATCTTGATTCCGAGAACTGGGGAGTTAATGTTCAACCATATTCTTGTACATCTGCAAATTTTGCAGTATATACAGGTTTACTATTGCCAGGAGACCGAATAATGGGATTGGATACTCCTTCTGGTGGGAACACTAGCCATGGTTATTATACACCAAATGGGAGGAAGGTCTCTGGGGCTTCCATTTTCTTTGAGAGCCTTCCATACAAAGTGAATCCCCAAACTGGATTGATAGATTATGATAAATTGGAGGACAAGGCAGTTGATTTTCGTCCCAAGATACTTATTTGTGGGGGAAGTTCATATCCTCGGGAATTAGATTATGCTAGGTTTAGACAGATTGCAGATAAGTGTGGAGCAATCTTATTGTGTGATATGGCTCAAATTAGTGGTCTTGTTGCTGCAAAG GAATGCATAAGCCCGTTTGACTATTGTGATATAGTTACATCAACAACTCATAAAAGTCTTCGTGGTCCAAGAGGAGgcataatattttatagaaaggGTCCAAAATCAAGAAAGAGGGGAGGTATGAATTTGAACCAAGATGATGGTGGTAGTAGTGAAAGATACGAGTTTGAGGAGAAGATAAACTTTGCGGTTTTCCCAGCAATGCAAGGAGGACCACATAATAATCATATTGCTGCTCTTGCTGTAGCTTTGAAACAAGTCGTAACTCCTGATTATAAGGCATATATGCAGCAGGTGAAGAAAAATGCTCAAGCTTTAGCATCTGCTCTTTTAAGGAGAAATTGCAGATTAGTAACAGGTGGAACGGATAATCATTTGTTGCTTTGGGATCTAAGATCTCTTGGATTGGCAG GTAAGCCATTTGAGAAGGTATGCGAGGCTTGTCATATAACTTTAAACAAGGTTGCTATTTTTGGCGATAATGGTGTTATCATGCCTGGAGGTGTGAGGATAGGTAAGTCAGCAATTGTCGGAAAATTCCTTTGTAGAAGGAAGAATTTTCTGATTTTTCTACTCATGTAA
- the LOC124913652 gene encoding serine hydroxymethyltransferase 7-like isoform X1 encodes MDFSHSQSNLSIGFRFHSSIIDNSTFRGISNPMLSTPLQLMEQHNNKGNLIGDRETSDDDEEKKDVQEFRILGQSMCFKRRRNSESSSSSSSSSSSSKRASVDPMQGSEQRKSQVKGWGNQSLRIADPDVFGIMEKEKQRQFKGIELIASENFVCRAVMEALGSHLTNKYSEGMPGARYYSGNQFIDEIENLCCKRALAAFNLDSENWGVNVQPYSCTSANFAVYTGLLLPGDRIMGLDTPSGGNTSHGYYTPNGRKVSGASIFFESLPYKVNPQTGLIDYDKLEDKAVDFRPKILICGGSSYPRELDYARFRQIADKCGAILLCDMAQISGLVAAKECISPFDYCDIVTSTTHKSLRGPRGGIIFYRKGPKSRKRGGMNLNQDDGGSSERYEFEEKINFAVFPAMQGGPHNNHIAALAVALKQVVTPDYKAYMQQVKKNAQALASALLRRNCRLVTGGTDNHLLLWDLRSLGLAGKPFEKVCEACHITLNKVAIFGDNGVIMPGGVRIGKSAIVGKFLCRRKNFLIFLLM; translated from the exons ATGGATTTTAGCCACTCCCAATCCAATCTCTCTATAGGCTTCCGCTTCCACTCCTCAATCATAGATAATTCCACCTTCCGTGGGATTTCTAATCCCATGCTGTCAACTCCATTGCAGCTTATGGAGCAGCATAACAACAAAGGTAACCTAATTGGAGACAGAGAGACCAGTGATGATGATGAGGAGAAGAAGGATGTGCAGGAGTTTCGAATTTTAGGGCAATCAATGTGCTTCAAGAGGAGGAGAAACTCCGaatcgtcttcttcttcttcatcttcttcctcttcatctAAACGGGCTTCTGTTGATCCAATGCAAGGATCTGAACAAAGAAAAAGTCAGGTCAAGGGTTGGGGAAATCAATCTCTCCGGATTGCAGATCCCGATGTTTTTGGAATCATGGAGAAGGAGAAGCAGAGACAATTCAAGGGAATAGAATTGATTGCTTCCGAGAATTTCGTTTGCAGAGCTGTAATGGAAGCTCTTGGAAGTCACTTGACAAATAAATACTCTGAAGGAATGCCTGGAGCAAGGTATTACAGTGGTAATCAATTCATTGACGAAATTGAAAACTTATGTTGTAAGCGTGCATTGGCTGCTTTCAATCTTGATTCCGAGAACTGGGGAGTTAATGTTCAACCATATTCTTGTACATCTGCAAATTTTGCAGTATATACAGGTTTACTATTGCCAGGAGACCGAATAATGGGATTGGATACTCCTTCTGGTGGGAACACTAGCCATGGTTATTATACACCAAATGGGAGGAAGGTCTCTGGGGCTTCCATTTTCTTTGAGAGCCTTCCATACAAAGTGAATCCCCAAACTGGATTGATAGATTATGATAAATTGGAGGACAAGGCAGTTGATTTTCGTCCCAAGATACTTATTTGTGGGGGAAGTTCATATCCTCGGGAATTAGATTATGCTAGGTTTAGACAGATTGCAGATAAGTGTGGAGCAATCTTATTGTGTGATATGGCTCAAATTAGTGGTCTTGTTGCTGCAAAG GAATGCATAAGCCCGTTTGACTATTGTGATATAGTTACATCAACAACTCATAAAAGTCTTCGTGGTCCAAGAGGAGgcataatattttatagaaaggGTCCAAAATCAAGAAAGAGGGGAGGTATGAATTTGAACCAAGATGATGGTGGTAGTAGTGAAAGATACGAGTTTGAGGAGAAGATAAACTTTGCGGTTTTCCCAGCAATGCAAGGAGGACCACATAATAATCATATTGCTGCTCTTGCTGTAGCTTTGAAACAAGTCGTAACTCCTGATTATAAGGCATATATGCAGCAGGTGAAGAAAAATGCTCAAGCTTTAGCATCTGCTCTTTTAAGGAGAAATTGCAGATTAGTAACAGGTGGAACGGATAATCATTTGTTGCTTTGGGATCTAAGATCTCTTGGATTGGCAG GTAAGCCATTTGAGAAGGTATGCGAGGCTTGTCATATAACTTTAAACAAGGTTGCTATTTTTGGCGATAATGGTGTTATCATGCCTGGAGGTGTGAGGATAGGTAAGTCAGCAATTGTCGGAAAATTCCTTTGTAGAAGGAAGAATTTTCTGATTTTTCTACTCATGTAA